One genomic region from Arthrobacter sp. YN encodes:
- a CDS encoding branched-chain amino acid ABC transporter permease — MDFGFIFSSALGELFSPTTAAYALAALGLAVHFGYSGLLNFGQAGFMAVGAYGFAISTLSFDAPFFLALIISILCSVIFAFILGIPTLRLRADYLAIVTIAAAEIVRYVVTTNQLTSVTGSANGLAAFENTFYAMNPFPEGSYMGMNNRDFFIRVVGWGLVIVCCVLVWLLMRSPWGRVLKGIREDENAVRSLGKNVYAYKMQALIIGGVLGALAGMIFTLPRGAVQPSNYGTELTFFLWTCLLLGGMATVLGPVIGAMIFWVVLSLTQSLLYGLIESGAVTWLTTVQAGQLRYILVGVALMLLMIFRPQGVFGNKKELAFA; from the coding sequence ATGGACTTCGGATTCATTTTCTCCAGCGCCCTTGGCGAATTATTCAGCCCGACGACGGCGGCGTACGCACTTGCCGCTTTGGGCCTTGCGGTTCACTTCGGCTACTCAGGCCTGCTGAACTTCGGCCAGGCAGGCTTTATGGCCGTTGGTGCCTACGGTTTCGCCATCTCCACCCTGAGCTTCGACGCTCCGTTCTTCCTTGCACTGATCATCTCCATTCTTTGCTCGGTGATCTTCGCCTTCATCCTCGGTATTCCCACCCTCCGGCTACGCGCCGACTACCTGGCAATCGTCACCATCGCAGCGGCAGAAATTGTCCGCTACGTAGTCACCACCAACCAACTCACCAGCGTCACGGGCTCCGCCAACGGCCTGGCCGCGTTTGAAAACACGTTCTACGCCATGAACCCCTTCCCCGAGGGGTCCTACATGGGCATGAACAACCGTGACTTCTTCATCCGCGTCGTCGGCTGGGGACTGGTGATCGTGTGCTGTGTGCTGGTGTGGCTCCTCATGCGCAGCCCGTGGGGCCGTGTACTGAAGGGCATACGCGAAGACGAGAATGCTGTCCGTTCGCTCGGTAAGAACGTCTACGCCTACAAGATGCAGGCACTGATCATCGGTGGTGTCCTGGGAGCCTTGGCGGGCATGATCTTCACGCTCCCCCGCGGCGCTGTCCAACCGTCCAACTACGGCACGGAACTGACGTTCTTCCTGTGGACCTGCCTCCTCCTCGGTGGCATGGCCACTGTCCTGGGGCCGGTCATCGGAGCCATGATCTTCTGGGTTGTCCTGTCGCTGACCCAGAGCCTGCTCTACGGCCTTATCGAATCAGGGGCAGTCACGTGGCTGACCACCGTCCAGGCCGGCCAGTTGCGCTACATCCTGGTGGGTGTCGCGCTGATGCTCCTGATGATCTTCCGCCCGCAAGGCGTCTTCGGCAATAAGAAGGAGCTTGCTTTCGCATGA
- a CDS encoding branched-chain amino acid ABC transporter permease codes for MRSTLRDPSIRRSKGLQRVVGALFAALIATLLIAAPSAQATTPSPSPSPTSFQNNISGFLRDDARAPIPGVKIKASGNGFEGEATSGANGAWTIGVPVQGTYTIELDTSTLPEGIALAEGQDNPRDVTFSQTSNLSVIFAFGEGIVVQQQDFGQNLLNRLVAGLSFGLLLALASVGLSLIFGTTGLTNFAHGEMVTLGAVLVFMFNGFGLPFWLAILLALIGGGLFGYVQDAGLWRPLRKRGSGLVPMMIVSIGLALAIRYVIQFFFGGATQQLPGAQSAEIQIGPVSISPNNLWSLVISAVVIALIGIVLLKTRLGKATRAVADNPALAAASGIDVDSVIRIVWIVGGVLASLGGILWAYYRPGVTFDMGSQILLLIFAGVTLGGLGTVFGALIGSIVVGIFVELTTVFGLPADLKYVGALFIMIVVLLFRPQGILGRRERVG; via the coding sequence TTGAGAAGCACACTGCGCGACCCGTCCATCAGACGGTCCAAGGGACTGCAGAGAGTTGTGGGGGCGCTGTTCGCAGCCCTCATCGCCACTCTGTTGATCGCCGCCCCCTCGGCACAGGCAACCACCCCATCGCCTTCGCCATCCCCTACCTCATTCCAAAACAACATCAGCGGGTTCCTCCGTGATGATGCCCGGGCACCCATACCCGGCGTCAAAATCAAAGCCTCAGGCAACGGGTTCGAAGGTGAAGCAACCTCCGGAGCCAATGGCGCGTGGACCATCGGCGTCCCCGTCCAAGGCACCTACACCATCGAGTTGGACACCTCCACCTTGCCGGAGGGCATCGCACTGGCGGAGGGCCAGGACAATCCCCGCGACGTCACGTTCAGCCAGACCTCCAACCTGTCGGTGATCTTCGCCTTCGGTGAGGGCATCGTGGTCCAACAGCAGGACTTTGGCCAGAACCTCCTCAACCGCCTGGTGGCGGGCCTGAGCTTTGGCCTCCTCCTTGCCCTCGCCTCTGTGGGCCTCTCGCTGATCTTCGGAACCACGGGCCTGACCAACTTCGCCCACGGCGAGATGGTGACCCTTGGCGCCGTCCTCGTCTTCATGTTCAACGGCTTCGGGCTCCCCTTCTGGCTCGCGATCCTTCTGGCACTGATAGGCGGCGGGCTCTTCGGCTACGTCCAGGACGCCGGACTCTGGCGTCCACTGCGGAAGCGCGGTTCCGGCCTCGTTCCCATGATGATTGTCAGCATCGGCCTGGCATTGGCCATCCGCTACGTCATCCAGTTCTTCTTCGGTGGAGCAACCCAACAGCTGCCCGGCGCACAAAGCGCGGAAATCCAGATTGGCCCTGTTTCCATCTCCCCGAACAACCTCTGGTCGCTGGTCATCAGTGCCGTGGTCATCGCCTTGATCGGCATCGTCCTGCTGAAGACCCGTCTGGGCAAGGCGACCCGCGCCGTGGCGGACAACCCGGCGCTGGCCGCTGCCTCCGGCATCGACGTCGACTCCGTCATCCGCATTGTCTGGATCGTTGGCGGCGTCCTCGCCTCCCTCGGTGGCATCCTGTGGGCGTACTACCGCCCGGGCGTTACCTTCGACATGGGCTCGCAGATCCTGCTTCTCATCTTCGCCGGCGTGACACTCGGTGGTTTGGGAACCGTCTTCGGCGCCTTGATCGGCTCGATCGTCGTCGGCATCTTCGTGGAACTGACTACTGTGTTCGGTCTCCCCGCCGACCTCAAGTACGTCGGTGCACTGTTCATCATGATCGTTGTTCTTCTGTTCCGACCGCAGGGTATCCTCGGCCGGCGTGAGCGTGTGGGTTAG
- a CDS encoding Bax inhibitor-1/YccA family protein, producing the protein MALGGNPVFNGKNFRGAKQAPPVPQNPYGQQFNQAPGRAPSQVMDGHAAWSAQHQNMTNEQLQQMYNQPAAGPADTGRMTYDDVIMKTVACLVVLVIGAGVTLFVAPALSTMLMIVGALGGFVLALVNTFKKQPSPALILAYAGLEGLFLGGLTRILDGMYPGVGLQAVIGTLAVFGVTLVLFKSGKVRATPKMVRFFMIATIGYAVFALINMVMMWTGAVQEPFGLRTSMEIAGIPLGVFIGILAIGLAAFSLIMDFTSIEEGVRAGAPERYSWVAAFGLTVTLVWLYVEIIRLLAILRGDD; encoded by the coding sequence ATGGCACTTGGCGGAAACCCAGTCTTCAACGGAAAGAATTTCCGTGGAGCAAAGCAGGCCCCGCCTGTCCCGCAGAACCCGTACGGCCAGCAGTTCAACCAGGCACCCGGCCGTGCGCCGAGCCAGGTCATGGACGGCCATGCAGCATGGTCTGCCCAGCATCAGAACATGACCAATGAGCAGCTGCAGCAGATGTACAACCAGCCGGCTGCCGGCCCCGCCGACACCGGCCGCATGACCTATGACGACGTCATCATGAAGACTGTCGCCTGCCTCGTGGTCTTGGTGATCGGCGCCGGCGTGACGCTCTTCGTTGCTCCCGCACTCTCCACCATGCTCATGATCGTTGGCGCACTGGGCGGCTTCGTCCTGGCACTGGTCAACACCTTCAAGAAGCAGCCTTCACCGGCACTGATCCTTGCCTACGCCGGCTTGGAGGGCCTTTTCCTGGGTGGCCTGACCCGCATCCTCGACGGCATGTACCCCGGCGTCGGCCTCCAGGCTGTCATCGGCACGCTGGCAGTCTTCGGCGTCACCCTGGTGCTCTTCAAGAGCGGTAAGGTCCGCGCCACTCCCAAGATGGTGCGTTTCTTCATGATCGCCACTATTGGTTACGCGGTCTTCGCGCTGATCAACATGGTGATGATGTGGACCGGAGCTGTCCAGGAGCCGTTCGGCCTCCGGACCAGCATGGAAATCGCAGGCATTCCGCTGGGTGTCTTCATCGGCATCCTGGCCATCGGCCTGGCAGCGTTCTCGCTGATCATGGACTTCACCAGCATCGAGGAAGGCGTCCGCGCCGGCGCCCCGGAGCGTTACTCCTGGGTTGCAGCATTCGGCCTGACGGTCACGCTGGTCTGGCTCTACGTGGAAATCATCCGCCTCCTGGCTATCCTGCGAGGCGACGACTAA
- the galK gene encoding galactokinase, which yields MTTTTDTSVLTARFQETFDAAPDGVWQAPGRVNLIGEHTDYNEGFVLPFAIDKAAKVALRVRDDSRVRMLSTFGGHGVVEADLSDSEPGSGEGWSRYPLGVAWALKERGITVPGFDLLLDSDVPSGAGLSSSHSIECAVISALNELTGAGLTAEDLVLATQRAENVFVGAPTGIMDQSASLRGAKGQAVFLDCRDQHVDLVPFDAEASGLVLLVIDTKVSHSHADGGYASRRASCELGAEILGVKALRDVGVERLGEASGLLDETTMKRVRHVVTENDRVLQTVDVLGSQGPASIGPLLDASHVSMRDDFEISCPELDLAVDTSRANGAIGARMTGGGFGGSAIALTPVGQEQQVRDAVVRSFADAGYTAPDIFTVTPAAGARRLA from the coding sequence ATGACCACCACTACCGATACCAGCGTCCTCACCGCCCGCTTCCAGGAAACGTTCGACGCGGCCCCCGACGGCGTGTGGCAGGCGCCGGGACGCGTCAACCTGATCGGCGAGCACACCGACTACAACGAGGGCTTCGTGCTGCCCTTCGCCATCGACAAGGCAGCAAAGGTGGCATTGCGCGTCCGCGACGACTCAAGGGTGCGCATGCTGTCCACGTTCGGCGGGCACGGTGTGGTGGAGGCGGACCTTTCAGACTCGGAACCCGGATCCGGCGAGGGATGGTCCCGCTACCCGCTGGGGGTCGCCTGGGCCCTCAAAGAGCGTGGCATCACGGTGCCCGGCTTCGACCTCCTGCTCGATTCCGATGTCCCCTCAGGGGCAGGCCTGTCTTCTTCGCACTCCATCGAGTGTGCTGTCATCAGCGCCCTGAATGAGCTGACCGGAGCCGGTCTGACTGCCGAGGACCTCGTGCTGGCAACCCAGCGCGCCGAAAACGTGTTCGTCGGAGCACCCACCGGCATCATGGACCAGTCGGCGTCCCTGCGGGGCGCCAAGGGACAGGCTGTCTTCCTTGATTGTCGCGACCAGCACGTGGACCTGGTCCCGTTCGACGCCGAAGCCTCGGGCTTGGTCCTGCTGGTCATCGACACCAAGGTCTCGCACTCACACGCCGACGGCGGTTACGCCTCCCGCCGCGCGTCCTGCGAGTTGGGCGCCGAGATCCTGGGCGTCAAAGCACTGCGCGACGTCGGCGTGGAACGTTTGGGGGAAGCGTCCGGTCTGCTGGATGAGACCACGATGAAGCGCGTGCGCCACGTGGTCACCGAGAACGACCGTGTACTGCAAACCGTGGACGTACTGGGCAGCCAAGGTCCCGCGAGCATTGGTCCGCTGTTGGATGCGAGCCACGTTTCCATGCGCGACGACTTTGAGATCTCCTGCCCTGAACTGGACCTCGCCGTGGACACCTCCCGCGCCAACGGCGCCATTGGTGCCCGCATGACCGGCGGCGGGTTCGGCGGTTCGGCCATCGCGTTGACCCCGGTGGGCCAGGAGCAGCAGGTGCGCGACGCCGTCGTGCGTTCCTTCGCCGACGCCGGTTACACCGCACCGGACATTTTCACCGTGACTCCGGCGGCAGGCGCCCGTCGTTTGGCCTGA
- the galT gene encoding galactose-1-phosphate uridylyltransferase: MSRITSTRLADSRELIYFDDPGTPERTPESLVDHRELPARGEPGEVRYDALSGDWVAVAAHRQARTHLPPADQCPICPTTAANPSEIPAADYDVVVFENRFPSLGPALGDIPPLPAPGASGHGMTGPAFGRCEVVAFTPQHTGSFAELGETRARTVIEAWAQRTEALSALPGIKQVFPFENRGADIGVTLHHPHGQIYAYPYVTPRAAQLGAVARKYYDDVDGKETLAASLLKAEREDGSRMVLEAEHFSAYVPFAARWPLEIHLVPHRSVPDLAALTGAERDELSHVYLDLLKRLDSLYPTPVPYISAWHQAPLDPTLRPAGQLHLQLTSPRRAADKLKYLAGSEAAMGAFINDTTPEAVAERLRSVAAAPASPKTLEGTRA, from the coding sequence ATGAGTCGCATCACCAGCACCCGCCTTGCGGACAGCCGCGAGCTGATCTACTTCGACGACCCCGGCACTCCGGAGCGAACACCGGAATCACTGGTGGACCACCGCGAGCTTCCAGCCCGTGGCGAGCCCGGCGAGGTCCGGTACGACGCCCTGTCGGGCGACTGGGTGGCCGTCGCTGCGCACCGCCAGGCACGCACGCATCTGCCGCCTGCCGACCAATGCCCTATTTGCCCCACTACCGCGGCGAACCCCTCGGAAATCCCGGCAGCGGACTATGACGTTGTGGTGTTCGAGAACCGCTTCCCCTCCCTGGGCCCTGCCCTGGGTGACATTCCCCCTCTGCCCGCACCGGGCGCCAGCGGCCACGGGATGACCGGACCGGCGTTCGGCCGATGCGAAGTAGTTGCCTTCACCCCGCAGCACACCGGCTCCTTCGCTGAACTCGGCGAGACCCGCGCACGCACCGTCATTGAAGCGTGGGCACAGCGGACCGAAGCGCTCAGCGCCTTGCCGGGCATCAAGCAGGTCTTCCCGTTCGAGAACCGCGGCGCGGACATCGGCGTCACCCTGCACCACCCGCATGGACAGATTTACGCATACCCGTACGTCACACCGCGCGCCGCCCAACTCGGTGCAGTCGCCCGGAAGTACTACGACGACGTCGACGGGAAGGAAACGCTGGCGGCGTCGCTCCTCAAAGCTGAACGCGAAGACGGCAGCCGCATGGTGCTGGAGGCCGAACACTTCAGCGCCTACGTCCCCTTCGCCGCGCGTTGGCCCCTGGAAATCCATCTGGTCCCCCACCGCAGCGTCCCCGACCTCGCAGCGCTCACGGGCGCAGAACGCGACGAACTTTCGCACGTCTACCTTGACCTGCTCAAGCGCCTCGACTCCCTCTACCCCACCCCTGTGCCGTACATCTCCGCCTGGCACCAGGCTCCGCTGGATCCGACCCTGCGCCCTGCAGGCCAGCTCCACCTGCAGTTGACGTCGCCCCGCCGTGCGGCCGATAAGCTCAAGTACTTGGCCGGTTCAGAGGCCGCTATGGGAGCGTTCATCAACGACACCACCCCCGAAGCCGTGGCGGAGCGTCTCCGCAGCGTCGCCGCAGCACCGGCATCCCCCAAGACCTTGGAAGGCACCCGAGCATGA
- a CDS encoding aldose 1-epimerase family protein, which translates to MSASPSPADNALPSESRRFATGRQFELRRGDALAVITELAAGLRLYSRGGVQLTESYDDDQIPPGATGITLAPWANRVEDGVWYLDGKKQQLDVTEVSRNNASHGLLRNAAYTLVDESEFSVTLEATVFPQHGYPFLVRHLVRYELDEAMDLRVRQTLVNDSQDRAPFVLGAHPYLRLGDVATEDLVLTVKARTRLVADERLIPRSTAAADGQYDLSAGTAVDDLLIDVALTDLAFDGGVARHTLTAPDGRSVSLEQDELSPYVHVFVTDTFPGRSKAVAIEPMTGPANAFNSGDGLQWLAPGEAFTMSWGITASL; encoded by the coding sequence ATGTCTGCCTCGCCTTCACCCGCCGATAACGCGCTTCCGTCCGAATCCCGCCGCTTCGCCACGGGCCGCCAATTCGAGCTTCGCAGGGGCGATGCGCTCGCCGTCATCACCGAACTCGCCGCCGGGCTGCGCCTCTACTCCCGGGGCGGCGTGCAACTGACGGAAAGCTACGATGACGACCAGATTCCTCCGGGCGCCACGGGCATCACCCTGGCGCCATGGGCCAACCGCGTGGAGGACGGGGTCTGGTACCTCGACGGCAAGAAGCAGCAACTCGATGTCACCGAAGTGTCCCGCAACAACGCCAGCCACGGGTTGCTGCGGAACGCTGCCTACACCCTGGTGGACGAATCAGAGTTCAGTGTGACGCTCGAAGCCACCGTCTTCCCGCAGCACGGCTACCCGTTCCTGGTCCGGCACCTGGTCCGCTATGAGCTGGACGAGGCCATGGACCTCCGCGTCCGGCAGACCTTGGTCAATGATTCCCAGGACAGGGCGCCCTTTGTGCTCGGGGCGCACCCCTACCTGCGCCTTGGCGACGTCGCTACCGAGGACCTGGTCCTGACCGTAAAAGCCCGTACTCGGCTGGTGGCTGATGAGCGGCTGATCCCGCGCAGCACAGCTGCGGCAGATGGCCAGTACGATCTTTCCGCCGGTACCGCGGTGGATGACCTGTTGATTGATGTCGCCTTGACCGACCTGGCGTTCGACGGCGGGGTGGCCCGCCACACGCTGACAGCGCCGGATGGTCGCAGCGTGAGCCTCGAGCAGGACGAACTGTCCCCGTACGTCCATGTCTTTGTCACTGATACCTTCCCCGGCCGCTCCAAAGCAGTGGCCATCGAGCCGATGACGGGCCCCGCCAACGCCTTCAACAGCGGCGACGGCCTGCAGTGGCTGGCCCCCGGCGAGGCGTTCACCATGAGCTGGGGCATCACCGCGTCCCTCTGA
- a CDS encoding AI-2E family transporter, translating to MTPTPDAKSRSDRQIAEDIPYGVRIAAAWSWRAGLILLMIGALVWLLGKVSFLIIPVMVAALLAGLLYPVVAWLRNRNVPNGAAVAITVVAFIGVIAGALALVGRQLASGFGELWQEALAGIQQIQTWLADGPLHLTADQIDQYIADGANALQNNSSSILSGALSFGSTAGHFAAGLVLALFILIFFLLEGSRIWGFLVRLLPKTARRATDGAGRRGWTSMVSYVRIQMFVAFVDAVGIGVGAAIIQVPLALPLAVLVFIGSFIPVVGALVTGAIAVLLALVANGPINALIMLAIVLLVQQLESHILQPLVMGKAVSLHPVAVILSVAAGSYLAGIPGALFAVPLLAVVNTAVRYIAGRTWEHDEGLGGMEPQPATASAGPDGDANFKEVHLPKPESRLGRGIAGKNKAAGRPSAEGPAADTTKGE from the coding sequence ATGACGCCAACACCGGACGCCAAATCCCGCTCTGACCGCCAAATTGCCGAAGACATCCCCTACGGGGTGCGAATTGCTGCTGCCTGGTCGTGGCGGGCCGGACTGATCCTGCTCATGATCGGTGCCCTGGTCTGGCTGCTGGGCAAGGTCAGCTTCCTCATCATCCCGGTCATGGTGGCCGCCCTTTTGGCCGGACTGCTGTATCCGGTGGTGGCGTGGCTCCGCAACCGCAACGTGCCCAACGGGGCCGCCGTCGCCATCACTGTGGTGGCCTTCATTGGCGTCATTGCCGGCGCGCTCGCCCTGGTGGGCAGGCAGCTTGCCTCCGGCTTTGGCGAACTCTGGCAGGAAGCCTTGGCCGGAATCCAACAGATCCAGACGTGGCTGGCCGATGGTCCCCTCCACCTCACCGCAGACCAGATAGACCAATACATTGCCGATGGCGCCAACGCGCTGCAAAACAACAGCAGCAGCATCCTCAGTGGTGCCCTGTCCTTTGGCAGCACCGCCGGACACTTTGCTGCAGGACTTGTCCTTGCACTCTTCATCCTGATCTTCTTCCTGCTCGAAGGCAGCCGGATCTGGGGCTTCCTGGTGCGGCTCCTGCCCAAAACCGCGCGGCGGGCAACCGACGGCGCAGGGCGTCGCGGGTGGACGTCCATGGTCAGCTACGTGCGTATCCAGATGTTCGTGGCGTTCGTAGATGCTGTGGGCATCGGTGTAGGCGCTGCCATCATCCAGGTTCCACTGGCACTTCCGTTGGCAGTCCTGGTGTTCATCGGCTCCTTTATCCCGGTAGTGGGTGCCCTTGTCACGGGAGCCATTGCGGTGCTTCTTGCGCTCGTAGCCAATGGGCCAATCAACGCGCTCATCATGCTGGCAATCGTCCTGCTGGTCCAGCAGCTGGAAAGCCATATCCTGCAGCCGCTGGTGATGGGCAAGGCCGTGTCACTGCACCCCGTAGCCGTGATCCTCTCAGTGGCAGCAGGCTCCTACCTGGCAGGCATCCCGGGAGCGCTGTTCGCGGTCCCGTTGCTCGCCGTAGTAAATACGGCGGTTCGGTACATTGCCGGGCGGACGTGGGAACATGATGAAGGATTGGGCGGTATGGAGCCTCAGCCGGCAACCGCTTCTGCGGGACCGGACGGAGACGCCAACTTCAAGGAGGTTCACCTCCCCAAGCCCGAATCCCGCCTCGGTAGAGGCATCGCAGGCAAGAACAAGGCTGCAGGACGCCCCTCTGCTGAGGGACCTGCCGCCGACACCACTAAAGGAGAATAG
- the ilvA gene encoding threonine ammonia-lyase has product MNTLETLPVTLDDVLKAQELLEGIITKTPVESSRALGSLVGGNVFFKCENLQRAGSFKVRGAYVRMARLTEDEKKRGVVAASAGNHAQGVAVAAKSLGINARIYMPLGVALPKLAATRSHGAEVILHGHNVDEALAEAQRYANETGAVFVHPFDNVDVVAGQGTIGLEILDQIPNVDTILMGVGGGGLLAGVAVAIKARAKELGREIRVIGVQAENAAAYPPSLAADALVPLKKVTTMADGIAVGRPGQLPFSIIRELVDDVVTVSEDSLARALIFLLERAKMVVEPAGAVGVAALMDGKIENPGNTAVVLSGGNIDPMLMLKVIQRGLSAAGRFMTVRMMLDDRPGSLATIARIIAENDANVTGLDHTRLGGSISMGDVSITINLETKGHEHGEQVLGALRAEGFQPIVVH; this is encoded by the coding sequence GTGAATACCCTCGAAACCCTGCCCGTCACGCTGGACGATGTCCTCAAGGCGCAGGAGTTGCTCGAGGGCATTATTACCAAGACTCCGGTGGAGTCGTCCCGTGCTCTTGGCAGCCTCGTGGGCGGCAACGTCTTTTTCAAGTGTGAAAATCTCCAGCGCGCGGGCTCCTTCAAGGTCCGCGGAGCCTATGTCCGCATGGCCCGGCTGACCGAGGACGAAAAGAAGCGCGGCGTGGTGGCGGCCTCCGCAGGCAACCACGCCCAGGGCGTGGCGGTCGCCGCAAAGAGCCTGGGCATCAACGCCCGCATCTACATGCCCCTTGGTGTGGCTCTGCCCAAGCTGGCAGCCACCCGCAGCCACGGCGCAGAAGTTATCCTGCATGGCCACAACGTGGACGAAGCTTTGGCCGAAGCGCAGCGCTACGCCAACGAGACCGGCGCTGTGTTCGTGCACCCCTTTGACAACGTGGACGTCGTTGCAGGCCAAGGAACCATCGGACTGGAGATCCTGGACCAGATCCCCAACGTGGACACCATCCTCATGGGCGTCGGCGGCGGTGGACTCCTGGCCGGAGTGGCTGTGGCCATCAAAGCCAGGGCCAAAGAGCTCGGCCGGGAAATCCGGGTGATCGGCGTCCAAGCGGAAAACGCCGCCGCCTACCCGCCGTCGCTGGCCGCGGACGCACTGGTGCCGCTCAAGAAGGTCACCACCATGGCTGACGGCATCGCCGTGGGCCGCCCGGGGCAACTGCCCTTCAGCATCATCCGCGAACTGGTGGACGATGTTGTCACTGTCAGTGAAGACTCCCTGGCGCGGGCGCTGATCTTCCTCCTGGAGCGGGCCAAGATGGTGGTTGAGCCTGCCGGTGCCGTCGGAGTAGCCGCGCTGATGGATGGCAAGATCGAAAACCCGGGGAACACCGCCGTCGTGCTTTCCGGCGGCAACATCGATCCCATGCTCATGCTCAAAGTCATCCAGCGCGGTCTGTCGGCCGCAGGCCGGTTCATGACGGTCCGCATGATGCTGGATGACCGTCCAGGTTCCTTGGCCACCATTGCGCGGATCATTGCCGAAAACGACGCCAACGTCACCGGACTGGATCACACCCGCTTGGGTGGCTCCATCAGCATGGGCGACGTCTCCATCACCATCAACCTGGAAACCAAAGGCCACGAACACGGGGAACAGGTTCTCGGCGCACTGCGGGCCGAGGGCTTCCAGCCGATCGTGGTGCACTGA
- a CDS encoding rhomboid family intramembrane serine protease, whose protein sequence is MVLGTPEGSKEADRESLAGRAKGGLLFMGGFVILLYVIEILNTLMRHGLNFTFGLRPRSMDGVLDILTFPLLHANFNHLLSNTLPLIIFGFLVFLSGLRVFITALAFSWLGSGLAVWLIGGGGVTVGASGLVFGFFAFLLVRGFFNRNWWQILLSVVLFMAYGSILFGVLPTVMGYVSWQAHLGGAVGGVIAAVLLRPKSTLAA, encoded by the coding sequence ATGGTGCTGGGAACGCCTGAAGGATCCAAAGAAGCGGACCGCGAGTCGCTGGCCGGGCGGGCGAAGGGTGGCCTGCTCTTCATGGGCGGCTTTGTCATCCTGCTCTACGTCATTGAGATCCTCAACACGCTGATGCGCCACGGCCTGAACTTCACCTTTGGTCTGCGCCCCCGCTCCATGGACGGTGTGCTGGACATCCTGACGTTCCCGTTGTTGCACGCGAACTTCAACCACCTGCTGTCCAACACGCTGCCCCTGATCATCTTCGGTTTCCTGGTGTTCCTGTCCGGCCTCCGTGTATTTATCACGGCGCTGGCCTTCAGCTGGCTGGGCTCCGGGCTCGCTGTGTGGCTCATTGGCGGAGGAGGGGTGACGGTGGGAGCGTCCGGACTGGTGTTCGGATTCTTCGCGTTCCTGCTGGTCCGTGGATTCTTCAACCGGAACTGGTGGCAGATCCTGCTCTCTGTGGTGCTGTTCATGGCCTACGGCAGCATTCTCTTCGGTGTGCTGCCCACGGTGATGGGGTACGTGTCCTGGCAGGCGCACCTCGGCGGAGCCGTTGGCGGCGTCATCGCAGCCGTCCTGTTACGTCCCAAGTCCACGCTGGCGGCCTGA
- the greA gene encoding transcription elongation factor GreA produces the protein MSTTNSATAAWLTQEAFDRLQAELDHLSGAGRAEIVQKIEAARQEGDLKENGGYHAAKEEQGKIEARIRQLTALLRDAQVGEAPADDGIVEPGMLVVARIAGDEETFLLGSREIAGDSDLDVFSEKSPLGAAIIGHKEGDSLSYVAPNGKEIPVEIVSAKPYVA, from the coding sequence GTGTCTACCACCAATAGCGCCACTGCGGCTTGGCTCACCCAGGAAGCTTTCGACCGCTTGCAGGCTGAGCTGGACCACCTTTCCGGCGCTGGCCGGGCGGAAATCGTCCAGAAGATCGAAGCTGCCCGCCAGGAAGGCGACCTGAAGGAAAACGGCGGCTACCACGCAGCCAAGGAAGAGCAGGGCAAGATCGAGGCCCGCATCCGCCAGCTCACCGCACTGCTTCGCGATGCCCAGGTTGGCGAAGCCCCTGCCGACGACGGAATCGTTGAGCCTGGAATGCTGGTTGTTGCCCGCATCGCCGGTGACGAAGAGACGTTCCTGCTGGGCTCCCGCGAAATCGCCGGGGACTCCGATCTGGACGTCTTCAGCGAGAAGTCACCCCTGGGTGCCGCTATCATCGGCCACAAGGAAGGCGACAGCCTGAGCTACGTCGCCCCCAACGGCAAGGAAATTCCGGTGGAGATTGTCTCCGCCAAGCCCTACGTCGCCTAA
- a CDS encoding DUF4307 domain-containing protein, with product MTSEDLSATQVPASTSLANRYGGQKRAMTRKTKRNIVIGALVIGIGFAAYVATGSAQAPVTFKDIGYSTVDGTQAEVDYQVTKYPGATAKCAIKALDSKFAVVGWKVVEVGPNDPQDDPDGGSTTVQRTVLRTESPAVSGVVDNCWITDSGK from the coding sequence GTGACTTCAGAGGACCTATCGGCCACCCAAGTACCGGCAAGCACCAGCCTAGCCAATCGCTACGGCGGTCAAAAGCGCGCCATGACCCGCAAAACCAAGCGGAACATCGTCATCGGCGCCTTGGTCATCGGGATTGGGTTTGCCGCCTATGTGGCAACCGGTTCCGCGCAGGCCCCTGTCACCTTCAAGGACATCGGGTACAGCACCGTGGACGGCACCCAGGCAGAGGTGGACTACCAGGTCACTAAATATCCCGGAGCCACCGCCAAATGCGCCATCAAGGCGCTGGACTCCAAGTTCGCGGTAGTGGGCTGGAAGGTAGTGGAAGTCGGCCCCAACGATCCCCAGGACGACCCCGACGGCGGCAGCACCACCGTCCAGCGCACGGTCCTGCGTACCGAGTCACCGGCTGTCTCAGGAGTGGTGGACAACTGCTGGATCACGGACAGCGGTAAATAA